Proteins encoded together in one Verrucomicrobiota bacterium window:
- a CDS encoding FAD-dependent oxidoreductase, translating into MQPLHLMVMLAAFGLTVVQASSLPARYDVLIAGAGTGGWGAAVQAARMGCSVALIEETDWIGGQMNAAGVTSMDEGTIIRQQGIYHEFYARAVDAYQKLGKSVATCYFSDHSCAVEPRIGQKILYDFIRETNQKGPGHIQVSLRSRVVKVLRDGNRVQGAEVELARPDGAVTNHVECAILVDATEYGDVLPLAGVRYRLGKCVSDSLDPKARMQDNTWTAVLKEYPQGIPMELQMLAPPPGYAEVRQRKHFERIQIINDSKHKLGFNDIYAQKAPWLAISWYRGMPDSSRKDGPPYPVPTRTHLNISQNDIGITVVDVVDPAKRWAKEIEMRLVTLQLLYYLQHELKLPWSVASDEGYDSPYNRDQIARIVSEKPSLKPYERILQLFPPIAYVRESRRMIGVHTVVGAEINRTEAPKFFADAISVNDYGEDLHGAKSPNDMEQNLEAAPSPAREKLPWSKRGGPFQLPFAAFIPETVDGFLAAEKNISQSRLVNGATRLQPSTMVNGQAVGAIAALAIKNKIQPRAVDPIRVQNVMLDAGVQLVYPASSAPRGSPEWKQDQLGRLHPKAPK; encoded by the coding sequence ATGCAACCACTCCATTTAATGGTAATGCTCGCCGCGTTCGGGCTGACCGTGGTTCAGGCCTCGTCGTTGCCAGCCCGCTACGACGTGCTGATTGCCGGAGCGGGCACAGGTGGTTGGGGCGCGGCTGTGCAGGCGGCGCGCATGGGATGTTCGGTGGCGCTGATTGAGGAGACCGACTGGATTGGCGGCCAGATGAACGCGGCGGGAGTAACCTCCATGGATGAAGGTACCATCATCCGCCAACAAGGGATCTACCATGAGTTTTATGCACGTGCAGTGGACGCCTACCAGAAACTTGGGAAATCGGTGGCCACCTGCTATTTCAGTGACCACTCCTGCGCGGTTGAGCCGAGGATCGGTCAAAAGATTCTGTATGACTTCATCCGGGAGACAAACCAGAAGGGACCTGGGCACATCCAAGTCTCCCTGCGATCGCGCGTGGTGAAGGTGTTGCGCGATGGCAATCGAGTGCAGGGTGCGGAGGTTGAACTTGCGCGTCCGGATGGCGCGGTCACCAACCACGTTGAGTGCGCGATTCTGGTGGACGCCACCGAATACGGTGATGTCCTTCCGCTGGCAGGCGTGCGTTACCGCCTTGGCAAGTGCGTGAGCGACAGCCTCGATCCCAAAGCGCGGATGCAGGACAACACCTGGACCGCGGTCCTCAAGGAGTATCCGCAGGGCATCCCTATGGAATTGCAAATGCTCGCGCCGCCGCCGGGTTATGCGGAGGTGAGGCAGAGGAAACACTTTGAGCGGATTCAAATTATTAACGACAGCAAACACAAGCTGGGATTTAACGACATCTATGCTCAAAAGGCCCCGTGGCTGGCCATCTCCTGGTACCGTGGCATGCCTGACTCCTCGCGCAAGGACGGGCCTCCCTATCCTGTTCCCACCCGAACCCATCTGAACATTTCTCAGAATGATATCGGCATAACGGTCGTCGACGTGGTTGATCCCGCAAAACGTTGGGCGAAGGAGATTGAGATGCGTTTGGTCACACTCCAACTACTCTATTACTTGCAGCACGAATTGAAGTTACCGTGGTCGGTCGCAAGCGATGAAGGCTATGATTCCCCCTATAATCGCGACCAAATTGCTCGCATCGTGAGCGAAAAACCGTCCTTGAAACCCTATGAACGCATCCTGCAACTGTTTCCGCCGATCGCTTATGTCAGGGAAAGCCGTCGCATGATTGGCGTTCATACGGTGGTGGGCGCCGAAATCAACCGGACCGAGGCGCCGAAGTTCTTTGCGGATGCCATTTCGGTGAACGATTACGGCGAAGACTTGCATGGGGCAAAATCACCTAATGATATGGAACAGAACCTCGAAGCAGCTCCCAGCCCGGCGAGGGAAAAGCTTCCCTGGAGCAAGCGAGGCGGACCCTTTCAATTGCCATTCGCGGCGTTCATTCCTGAAACCGTTGATGGCTTTCTTGCCGCCGAGAAGAACATCTCCCAATCGCGTCTGGTCAATGGCGCAACCCGGCTGCAACCGAGCACCATGGTGAACGGCCAGGCGGTCGGGGCGATTGCGGCACTGGCCATCAAAAACAAAATCCAGCCGCGAGCCGTTGATCCGATCCGGGTGCAGAATGTCATGTTGGACGCCGGGGTGCAATTGGTTTATCCGGCATCGTCAGCGCCACGCGGCAGCCCGGAATGGAAGCAGGATCAACTGGGGCGATTGCACCCCAAAGCGCCCAAGTAA
- a CDS encoding right-handed parallel beta-helix repeat-containing protein, with product MNKRTLMCLALALISPALFGTEYHVAMTGSDTGTGSANSPYRTIQKAAAAMAAGDTCYIHAGTYYEAVRPAKSGLEGSPLTFAAFGKDQVVVHGGKVITGWTKYKGNIYQAPMPEKVKDLFVNGQYMLLARHPNQPFDQVKGFDMLRPTLGTTNPPADVDWTGVTVFKSTNKEGWWNSFTKQNSYEFLPDDVARGGWLMGVPGLIDSAGEWCWKDGILYLYPPGGKDPSTLLVEAKVRDTGFDLSDRNYIVLRHLTVFSATINMNVAEHCVLDGCKVFYVSSIFDPLTFNTKPKDLFAPMTTNLAGKGVLVNGSHNQISNCEIAHSWGNCVSILGTSNTVDNCEIYDANWQGWECAVIAMNGGGHRITQNTLHDAQRSIITYSKKCDMTPLAVPSYIEYNDLYNSGLAKTDNGGFYCFYTDGNGTVIAYNWIHDNFNAFNPTLHSGCGVYLDDYSSRFIVHHNVVWNMKTGSSATGIRANNPAPNKRQPNSHQIYNNTMWDCLRAINSADKDWNGATGRPYWRDTQVFNNILLKPQTFGPAIVGNNFTNANAMFVDPANHDFRLKAGSPCINAGKVIPGITDGHIGSAPDIGAYEFGGVYWKPGRLTESKVQ from the coding sequence ATGAATAAAAGAACCTTGATGTGTCTTGCCCTGGCCTTGATTTCACCGGCGCTGTTTGGAACGGAGTATCATGTTGCCATGACCGGAAGCGATACCGGCACAGGCTCGGCCAACTCCCCTTATCGCACGATTCAAAAGGCGGCGGCGGCCATGGCGGCAGGGGACACCTGCTACATTCACGCCGGCACTTACTATGAAGCAGTGCGGCCAGCCAAATCCGGCCTGGAGGGCAGCCCGCTGACATTTGCCGCTTTTGGAAAAGATCAAGTGGTGGTTCACGGCGGCAAGGTGATAACGGGTTGGACGAAATACAAAGGCAACATCTACCAGGCACCGATGCCGGAGAAGGTCAAAGATTTGTTTGTCAATGGGCAATACATGCTGCTGGCGCGTCATCCGAATCAGCCCTTCGATCAGGTCAAGGGTTTCGACATGCTTCGTCCAACCCTTGGCACGACCAATCCGCCAGCCGATGTGGACTGGACGGGCGTGACGGTTTTCAAGAGCACCAACAAGGAGGGGTGGTGGAACAGTTTTACCAAGCAGAATAGTTATGAGTTTCTTCCTGATGATGTTGCGCGGGGTGGATGGTTGATGGGCGTGCCGGGACTTATAGATTCAGCAGGCGAATGGTGCTGGAAAGACGGCATTCTTTATCTCTATCCGCCCGGTGGAAAAGATCCGTCAACGCTTCTGGTGGAGGCCAAGGTGCGGGATACCGGATTCGACCTGTCCGACCGTAACTATATCGTCCTGAGACACCTCACCGTGTTCAGCGCAACCATCAATATGAATGTTGCCGAACATTGCGTGCTGGACGGCTGCAAGGTGTTTTATGTCAGTTCAATATTTGACCCTTTGACATTTAACACCAAGCCAAAAGACCTGTTTGCGCCCATGACCACCAATCTGGCCGGCAAGGGCGTCCTGGTGAACGGCTCTCACAACCAGATCAGCAATTGTGAGATCGCCCATTCTTGGGGCAACTGCGTTTCGATTCTGGGAACAAGCAACACGGTGGATAACTGTGAAATCTACGACGCCAACTGGCAAGGATGGGAATGCGCTGTGATTGCCATGAACGGTGGCGGACACCGCATTACGCAGAACACGTTACATGATGCCCAGCGCTCCATAATCACCTATTCGAAAAAGTGCGACATGACTCCGTTGGCGGTTCCGTCATACATCGAATATAATGACCTGTACAATTCCGGGCTGGCGAAAACCGACAACGGCGGGTTTTACTGTTTCTACACCGACGGCAATGGCACGGTCATCGCCTACAACTGGATTCATGACAACTTTAACGCCTTCAATCCCACGCTGCACAGCGGCTGCGGCGTGTATCTGGACGACTATTCCTCGCGTTTTATCGTCCACCACAATGTTGTCTGGAATATGAAGACCGGCTCGTCCGCAACCGGAATCAGAGCAAACAACCCCGCCCCCAACAAGCGGCAGCCGAATTCCCACCAAATCTACAATAACACCATGTGGGATTGCTTGCGAGCCATCAACTCGGCGGACAAGGATTGGAATGGTGCGACCGGTCGGCCCTATTGGAGAGACACGCAAGTGTTCAACAATATCCTGCTCAAGCCTCAAACATTCGGTCCGGCAATCGTTGGAAATAACTTTACCAACGCCAATGCCATGTTTGTGGATCCCGCCAACCATGATTTCCGCTTGAAGGCCGGATCGCCGTGTATTAACGCCGGCAAGGTCATCCCAGGAATCACGGATGGCCATATCGGTTCCGCGCCCGATATCGGCGCCTACGAATTTGGGGGAGTTTACTGGAAGCCGGGACGCCTTACGGAAAGCAAGGTGCAATGA
- a CDS encoding DUF5054 domain-containing protein, with translation MKNKPADMNRRNFLAKTCAASGLVAFHPNLLWGQEQSVDDGVEKVLVIFKTHLDLGFTDLASAVIKTYVEQFIPRVLSLREQIEREHQPDRYVWTTGSWLIYRYLEEASPENRRRMERAILAGDLVWHGLPFSMETELMDRSVFRLGMAFSERLDRRFGRKTIAGKITDVPGHTRGIVPVMAEAGLELLHIGANDGSAELDVPPLFLWKSPEGSDLMVMYQHSYGGVAVLPGGRTAVSINFTWDNLGPHTAAEITKIYAVLRTRFPKAQVFASDLNALAAEVRSLRPRLPVVTQELGDTWLWATSSDPLLMARFREISRLRSEWIAQGRLSANDDVDLAFGKHFLCVPEHTFGTKAVHSHPDIYEMAAFRASRNLPEFRFMEQSWADKRANIDRAGGALPAELAAEAGARLKSLSPVRTERDRLRKLDSPSEKLETKHFRIGFDEKTGAIRFLEHRASRRQWAGSAHSLGLLSYQTFSPPDFNRFLDQYVMPKLRNKDWCLNAWSKPGLEKTHAQSALFFTTLKQLWHEQRLDGHFFLADLEVRDAGDSGCPREIIVETFVPDSEPTLRLTLKWFNKPASRLPEALWFSFTPPISRDGRFEMDKMGQAISPLEVAKGGNRSLHVVIRGVSYHDQRGGFQLETLDAFLLSPGRRSLLTFDYQQPDMAGGLHFCLFNNTKSTNYRTWFEDDMQFRFNLLF, from the coding sequence ATGAAAAACAAACCAGCGGACATGAATCGCCGCAACTTTCTAGCCAAGACCTGTGCGGCTTCAGGTTTGGTTGCCTTCCACCCGAACCTTCTTTGGGGGCAAGAGCAGTCTGTGGACGATGGTGTGGAGAAGGTCTTGGTCATCTTCAAGACACACTTGGACCTCGGGTTCACTGATTTGGCGTCGGCAGTCATCAAGACTTATGTCGAGCAATTCATTCCCAGAGTGTTGTCGCTTCGCGAACAAATCGAAAGAGAACACCAGCCGGACCGCTATGTTTGGACCACTGGCTCGTGGCTGATTTACCGGTATTTGGAGGAAGCATCACCGGAAAACCGACGGCGGATGGAGCGCGCGATCCTGGCGGGCGATCTCGTCTGGCACGGGCTTCCCTTTTCGATGGAGACTGAGTTGATGGATCGGTCGGTTTTCCGATTGGGAATGGCCTTTTCTGAAAGGCTGGACCGGCGGTTTGGCCGGAAAACCATTGCCGGGAAGATAACCGATGTTCCCGGTCACACCCGCGGGATTGTGCCGGTAATGGCCGAGGCAGGACTGGAACTGTTGCACATTGGAGCCAATGACGGGAGTGCGGAGCTTGACGTGCCGCCGCTCTTTCTCTGGAAAAGTCCCGAGGGCTCCGACCTCATGGTGATGTATCAACACAGTTACGGAGGCGTGGCCGTGCTGCCGGGCGGACGAACGGCGGTTTCAATCAATTTTACTTGGGACAACCTTGGTCCTCACACAGCAGCCGAGATCACGAAAATCTACGCGGTTTTGCGAACGCGCTTTCCCAAGGCGCAGGTCTTTGCTTCGGACCTGAATGCACTGGCTGCCGAAGTGAGGTCGCTACGCCCGAGACTGCCGGTGGTGACCCAAGAGTTAGGGGATACCTGGCTTTGGGCCACATCAAGTGATCCGCTCCTGATGGCGCGATTCCGGGAAATATCGCGGCTGCGTAGCGAGTGGATCGCCCAAGGCAGGCTTAGCGCGAACGACGATGTTGACCTGGCTTTCGGCAAGCACTTTCTGTGTGTGCCTGAACACACTTTCGGAACCAAGGCGGTGCATAGTCATCCGGACATTTACGAGATGGCGGCTTTTCGTGCGTCCCGAAACCTCCCGGAGTTCAGGTTTATGGAGCAGTCGTGGGCGGATAAGCGCGCCAATATTGACCGTGCCGGCGGCGCTTTGCCGGCGGAATTGGCGGCCGAGGCGGGGGCGCGCTTGAAATCCCTCAGTCCGGTGCGGACGGAACGTGACCGCTTGCGCAAGCTCGATTCTCCTAGCGAGAAACTGGAGACGAAACACTTCCGGATCGGGTTCGATGAGAAAACCGGTGCCATCCGTTTTCTGGAACACCGGGCATCGCGCCGGCAATGGGCCGGTTCCGCCCACAGTTTGGGTCTGCTCTCGTACCAAACTTTTTCACCGCCGGATTTCAACCGGTTCCTGGACCAATACGTAATGCCAAAGCTGCGCAACAAGGATTGGTGTTTGAATGCTTGGAGCAAACCGGGTCTGGAAAAGACCCACGCCCAGAGCGCCTTGTTTTTTACGACGCTGAAGCAGCTTTGGCACGAGCAACGTCTGGACGGACATTTCTTTCTAGCCGACCTGGAGGTGCGGGACGCCGGAGATTCAGGGTGCCCACGCGAGATTATTGTTGAGACTTTCGTGCCCGACAGCGAACCGACGCTGCGACTGACGTTGAAATGGTTCAACAAGCCCGCCTCCCGTTTGCCCGAGGCGCTTTGGTTTTCATTCACTCCGCCAATATCCCGTGACGGCCGATTTGAAATGGACAAGATGGGGCAGGCAATCTCTCCGCTGGAGGTCGCCAAGGGCGGGAATCGAAGTCTGCATGTTGTGATCCGTGGCGTGTCCTATCACGACCAGCGAGGCGGCTTCCAATTGGAGACGTTGGATGCCTTTCTGTTGTCCCCCGGCCGGCGGTCGCTGCTGACTTTTGATTACCAGCAGCCCGACATGGCAGGAGGGCTGCACTTTTGCCTCTTCAACAACACGAAGAGCACGAATTATCGGACGTGGTTCGAGGATGATATGCAGTTTCGATTCAACCTGTTGTTTTGA
- a CDS encoding PQQ-binding-like beta-propeller repeat protein gives MHKLILNVAMVLTTLTVGSAAEREWPCFRGSNHDDKSPDQGLLKEWPTNGPAKLWQFTGLGKGFSTVAVSGGAVYASGDVDGQMTLFALDMDGKLKWKVAHDRAWTQSYTGSRSMPTVEGDMLYLVSGHGLIGCYSTRNGTKVWTRTMQELGGKTPNWGYTESVLIVGKTAVVTPGGAGCITALDKATGKTIWQSTGFDGPAHYGSCTPFTFNDVPMIAAGTGGGLFCVDARSGAKIFSNPHSAGNTANIPSPAAADGYVFWATGYGKGGICMKLGSAGAEPAWTTKELVCHHGGYLIEKGFIYGNHERGVACLDLKTGQKKWFEKGVGKCSITYADGMLYLFGENDGVMGLASASPEGFKLTGRFSVPGEGPSWAHPVVIGGRLYLRYDTNLYCFDVKAK, from the coding sequence ATGCATAAATTAATTCTAAACGTAGCAATGGTTCTCACGACGCTCACAGTCGGCTCCGCAGCTGAACGCGAATGGCCGTGCTTCCGCGGCTCGAACCACGACGACAAATCCCCCGACCAGGGCCTTTTGAAGGAGTGGCCCACCAACGGTCCGGCGAAGCTCTGGCAGTTTACCGGACTGGGCAAGGGGTTCTCGACCGTCGCCGTCAGCGGCGGTGCGGTTTACGCCTCCGGTGACGTAGACGGACAGATGACGCTCTTCGCCCTCGATATGGACGGAAAGCTAAAATGGAAGGTCGCCCACGACCGGGCTTGGACGCAGAGCTATACCGGGTCGCGTTCAATGCCCACGGTGGAGGGCGACATGCTTTACCTCGTTTCGGGCCATGGACTGATTGGTTGTTACAGCACCCGGAACGGCACCAAGGTCTGGACGCGGACAATGCAGGAGCTGGGTGGAAAAACGCCCAACTGGGGTTACACCGAATCGGTGCTGATCGTCGGCAAGACGGCCGTCGTGACACCGGGCGGTGCGGGCTGCATCACCGCGTTAGACAAAGCCACAGGCAAGACGATCTGGCAAAGCACAGGGTTTGATGGCCCTGCGCACTACGGCTCCTGCACCCCCTTCACGTTCAACGATGTCCCCATGATTGCGGCGGGCACGGGTGGCGGACTATTTTGCGTTGATGCCCGCAGCGGCGCCAAGATTTTCTCGAATCCTCATAGCGCCGGCAACACCGCCAACATCCCTTCGCCAGCGGCCGCTGATGGATACGTCTTCTGGGCCACTGGCTACGGCAAGGGCGGCATCTGCATGAAACTCGGATCAGCCGGGGCCGAACCGGCGTGGACAACCAAGGAACTGGTCTGCCATCACGGCGGTTACCTGATCGAAAAAGGCTTTATCTACGGCAACCATGAGCGCGGCGTTGCGTGTCTGGACCTGAAAACCGGTCAGAAAAAGTGGTTCGAGAAGGGGGTGGGCAAATGCTCGATCACTTATGCCGATGGGATGCTGTACCTTTTCGGCGAGAACGACGGTGTCATGGGATTGGCATCGGCCTCGCCGGAGGGCTTCAAGCTCACCGGCCGGTTCAGCGTTCCGGGCGAAGGGCCCAGTTGGGCACACCCGGTTGTCATCGGCGGACGCCTATACCTGCGTTACGATACCAACCTGTATTGCTTCGATGTGAAGGCAAAATAG
- a CDS encoding cellulase family glycosylhydrolase → MKTCPLHLLALCVVVTFLIGRVAEAQPALTDPVGKFLRADGTVLRDGKGSAIQLRGVNLGGWLKWESWMCPIDISKTLRDGNPGHNGYDFEARRLLVKRFGAKTAGELIATYEDVWITAADLDRIKALGMNVVRVPFAYSTVLNEDGAWRSDAFTRLDWVVREAWRRGLYTILDFHAFLPPSADHDGSAGGYFASTAQKAETVRIWKRIAEHYRGNPAIAMYDLLNEPNNSNPKGKPAPKSQVVCDLYDDLYKAIRSVDPDHLIAMEGMWDWKTLRDPVKSGYKNAVYSFHWYNWSGKTTADRNQATDNDLSAVAEMQKAWNVPVFVGEFNLFGDRAAWKYAFEKYDQYKLNWTMWTFKNTASGDNSWGVYTTIPRKAPPVPNLMTDSADVIRQKWQAWRTSPEAFALNPMFKLLLGSTSSIPR, encoded by the coding sequence ATGAAAACGTGTCCTCTTCACCTCCTCGCGCTTTGTGTTGTCGTAACGTTTCTGATCGGGCGCGTTGCGGAAGCACAGCCCGCTCTTACCGATCCAGTCGGCAAGTTTCTCCGGGCCGATGGCACGGTCTTGCGTGACGGCAAGGGCAGCGCCATCCAGTTGCGCGGCGTCAACCTCGGTGGCTGGCTCAAATGGGAGTCTTGGATGTGCCCGATTGACATCTCCAAGACCTTGCGCGACGGCAACCCTGGCCACAACGGTTACGACTTCGAGGCCAGGCGTCTGTTGGTCAAGCGCTTTGGCGCCAAGACGGCCGGTGAACTCATCGCGACCTACGAGGACGTATGGATCACTGCCGCCGACCTCGACCGGATCAAGGCCCTCGGGATGAACGTGGTGCGCGTGCCGTTTGCGTATTCCACAGTGCTGAACGAAGACGGCGCGTGGCGCAGCGATGCCTTTACGCGCCTGGACTGGGTCGTGCGCGAGGCCTGGCGGCGGGGGCTCTACACGATCCTGGATTTCCACGCGTTCCTGCCGCCCAGCGCCGATCACGACGGCTCGGCTGGCGGTTACTTCGCCAGCACCGCGCAGAAGGCGGAGACGGTGCGCATTTGGAAGCGTATCGCCGAACATTACCGTGGTAACCCGGCCATCGCGATGTACGACCTGCTCAATGAGCCCAATAACTCGAACCCAAAAGGCAAACCCGCCCCCAAATCGCAGGTGGTGTGCGACCTCTATGACGATCTTTACAAGGCCATCCGCAGCGTTGATCCCGATCACCTTATTGCCATGGAAGGCATGTGGGACTGGAAAACCCTGCGCGATCCAGTAAAGAGCGGCTACAAGAACGCGGTCTATTCCTTCCACTGGTACAACTGGAGCGGCAAGACCACGGCTGATCGCAACCAGGCCACCGACAACGACCTCAGCGCGGTTGCGGAGATGCAGAAGGCGTGGAACGTGCCGGTGTTCGTTGGCGAGTTCAACCTCTTTGGCGACCGGGCGGCCTGGAAATACGCCTTCGAAAAATACGACCAATACAAGCTGAACTGGACGATGTGGACATTCAAGAACACCGCCAGCGGCGACAACAGTTGGGGCGTTTATACAACCATCCCGCGCAAAGCGCCGCCGGTGCCGAACCTGATGACTGATTCCGCTGACGTGATTCGCCAGAAATGGCAGGCGTGGCGCACCTCCCCGGAGGCCTTCGCCTTAAATCCCATGTTCAAGCTTTTGTTGGGTTCAACAAGTTCAATCCCGCGGTGA
- a CDS encoding glycosyl hydrolase family 28 protein: MKTNWAILDTLTPVMFGFLGALLLTPLAALYAAVGTQTFNIRQHGAAGNGTNLDTAAIQKTIDAAATAGGGTVVFPPGTYLSGSINVKSHVKLQLEKGATLLGSPRRSDYRKLNFYALLLADQQEDIEICGLGVIDGQGKLLVADTRNLMPQRNPPYADECQRPVIINFRNCRNVTVRNITLKESSCWVQLYRDCEHLTIENITVRTLAAITNDGLDIDGCSHVVVRNCDIDSEDDGICLKSSSQACDDVLVEKCRVRSTCNALKFGTASAGGFKNITCRNLEIYDTYLSAIALEIVDGGVMENVQISNVKITDCNNPLFIRLGHRNVKGAVGSVRGVTISDVTAEIPNRTHEEMNKFPSGWRHRGTTLITGSITGLPGHPVKDVTLKNVSILYGGIGGTRKPDHHRLDQLAKVPECATNYPESKMFGVLPAWGLYCRHAEGIKLDNVTLGVKAQDYRAAVVCDDVKDLRLDGLHVKSAGSEPVIVLNDVPGAQIRNSPAPSNTVQFIKTIR, translated from the coding sequence ATGAAAACCAACTGGGCAATCCTGGATACATTGACGCCTGTCATGTTTGGTTTCCTTGGAGCGCTGCTGCTGACTCCGCTGGCCGCGCTGTACGCCGCTGTGGGTACGCAGACTTTTAACATCCGCCAGCACGGCGCTGCCGGTAACGGAACCAACTTGGATACGGCCGCGATCCAGAAAACCATTGATGCAGCAGCAACCGCTGGCGGCGGTACGGTCGTGTTTCCGCCTGGGACATACTTGAGCGGCTCGATCAACGTCAAAAGCCACGTCAAACTACAGTTGGAAAAAGGCGCAACATTGCTGGGCAGCCCACGGCGGTCGGATTATCGAAAGTTGAACTTCTACGCGCTGCTCCTAGCCGACCAGCAGGAGGACATCGAGATTTGCGGATTAGGAGTCATTGACGGTCAAGGGAAACTTTTGGTCGCCGACACCCGCAACCTCATGCCGCAACGCAATCCACCTTATGCCGATGAATGCCAGCGTCCCGTCATCATTAACTTTCGCAACTGCCGGAACGTCACGGTCCGGAATATCACGCTCAAGGAAAGCTCCTGCTGGGTCCAATTGTACCGGGATTGCGAACATCTCACCATCGAAAACATCACCGTCCGCACTCTGGCGGCCATCACCAACGACGGCCTTGACATTGACGGCTGCTCCCACGTCGTTGTCCGCAACTGTGACATTGATTCCGAAGACGACGGCATCTGCCTCAAGTCCTCGTCCCAAGCCTGTGACGACGTCTTGGTGGAGAAATGCCGGGTGCGCTCCACCTGTAACGCCTTGAAATTCGGAACCGCTTCGGCTGGCGGTTTCAAGAACATCACCTGCCGCAACCTGGAGATTTACGACACCTACCTCTCGGCCATCGCGCTGGAGATTGTCGATGGCGGTGTGATGGAAAACGTGCAGATTTCCAATGTCAAAATCACCGACTGCAACAACCCGCTTTTCATCCGGCTCGGTCACCGGAACGTAAAGGGCGCGGTGGGTTCTGTGCGCGGCGTGACCATCAGCGATGTCACCGCTGAAATTCCGAACCGCACGCACGAGGAAATGAACAAGTTCCCCTCGGGTTGGCGTCATCGCGGCACCACCTTGATTACCGGCTCAATCACCGGGCTGCCGGGACATCCAGTCAAAGATGTCACCCTCAAGAATGTCTCCATCCTTTACGGCGGCATCGGCGGGACACGCAAGCCTGATCATCACCGGCTCGACCAGCTTGCCAAGGTGCCGGAGTGCGCGACGAATTATCCCGAAAGCAAGATGTTCGGCGTCTTGCCCGCATGGGGGCTCTATTGCCGGCATGCGGAGGGTATCAAACTCGACAACGTCACTCTGGGTGTCAAAGCCCAGGATTACCGAGCTGCGGTCGTCTGCGACGACGTCAAAGACCTCCGGCTGGACGGTCTGCACGTGAAATCCGCCGGCAGCGAGCCAGTCATCGTTCTGAACGACGTACCCGGTGCGCAGATCCGCAATTCTCCCGCCCCATCGAACACCGTCCAGTTCATTAAAACAATTCGGTAG
- a CDS encoding response regulator transcription factor yields the protein MKQPPKIKVAVVEDDARIRRVLAEVFASATDCECVGMFRNGTAAIAGIPALQPDVIIMDINLPDLSGVECVARLAPQLPGSQILMLTVYQDTETIFQALSAGAHGYLVKPVMPNQLLAAVSEIHAGGAPMSPPIARKIIDIFRRPTPTPEQNPAMADPVLAPRERQVLEQLVNGLSQKEIAAELEIGVSTVNTYIQRIYEKLHVRTRREIIARYKSTADEPHVAKQSAS from the coding sequence ATGAAACAACCTCCAAAGATCAAAGTCGCAGTCGTCGAAGATGACGCCCGGATTCGCCGTGTGCTCGCCGAGGTGTTCGCCAGCGCCACGGACTGCGAATGTGTGGGGATGTTCCGTAACGGCACCGCCGCCATCGCCGGTATCCCAGCGCTTCAGCCCGACGTGATTATCATGGACATCAACCTGCCGGATCTCAGCGGCGTCGAATGCGTGGCCCGCCTCGCTCCGCAACTGCCCGGCAGCCAGATCCTCATGCTCACTGTCTATCAGGATACCGAAACGATCTTCCAAGCGCTGTCCGCCGGCGCACACGGCTACCTCGTCAAGCCCGTGATGCCCAATCAACTGCTCGCGGCAGTCAGCGAAATTCACGCTGGCGGCGCTCCCATGAGCCCACCCATCGCTCGTAAGATTATTGACATCTTTCGCCGACCCACGCCAACGCCAGAGCAAAACCCGGCAATGGCTGATCCGGTTTTAGCGCCAAGAGAGCGACAGGTACTCGAACAACTGGTCAATGGGCTCTCCCAAAAGGAAATTGCTGCCGAACTTGAAATCGGCGTCTCCACCGTCAATACCTACATCCAGCGGATCTACGAAAAGCTCCACGTCCGCACCCGTCGCGAGATCATCGCCCGCTACAAAAGCACCGCCGACGAGCCTCACGTGGCCAAGCAATCCGCCTCCTGA